ACCAtttgttatatatttgttaatttcataatttagcacattttacaatttagtccttgataGCTTGCTTGTATATTACTTTAATCTTTCTTGACATTACGATTTGCCATAATATAATTTTCAGCAATTAGTTGGTTAGACTCTCTATTTTGTATGCTTGTAAGTAGAAATTGTTCAATCTTCGACTcttttgggttcgatccttggaatactctagtgttccattgtaacactacaaatattagAACTGACCTGTCACATTTGCAGACACTTGATTCATCGtaaaccaattaaaaatttgaccAAGGCAAGTGtatctatcaattaatagtatagctatagtgagcaaagatatcattcccatgaagactaaaagtactagtaattaccgtctttCTGTTATTTAACTGATAAATTCAAATGATTGattaagaactaaaattaactaaattaatttctaatgaacacgaaaaagaaaaattcaggaaaataatcgagtaaacaaccaagaagcgaaacaatacccaggaaataATTCactagatttcatctgtcatcaatctaaattatgtaatttcttcacttagtatcttgatccgtagaaatccttAAATGATGCTAATATCTTTCTTCAAGAATAAGAGCAACTAACTCtgggttgattaattaaaatttctttataattaaaagccctattatcacattaacttgatctatggattcccctattagatttgactctaatctgatAGATTTATATCACCCTATTTCTacgattgcatgcaactccactcaattacgctagatctactcttaaacatggtctattcctcctctgatttaagcacatcaaacatggatcaatagtctagaaatattaaaccatgAATTAAACACACGTAATTAAGAACAAGATCTAAGTCTTTTTTGcgtaaaatagaaatcaaacaacataattcatcatagggttcatctccctatttatttagaaaattagttcatgctagcaaataaaaccatccaaaatacaatataatcacaagaaacaaagaaactcataataaactccaaagaaatcaaaagggaatcttcaatcttgatggaaatctacttCTAGAttggcttcaatggtgttttttgagttgttttcttgagtattctatgaCGACTCACTCCTATCTTcatatttttgtcatatatatgtcttagaatgcccaaaaaacctaaaaatcatatttttctaCAAGTTTAGAGTGCAATTCACAAAATCGACACGGCCTGCCACATGGCCGTATGACAGcccatgtgtctcacacggccgtATGGAATGGTCCAGCCCATGTGGCTTTTGTAACTCGCTCCAATTTTCTGGTTTTCGCtctttttgctcccaaatgctctcctaagtataaaaacatgaatttaaaggattaagagcataaaattcaccattaacatcgaataatcacccaaaaatacATTAAGAATGAGACTAAAACATGTGACTTTTAGCACCTATCAAATATCGCCACAATTAAGCGTTTGCTTGTCTTGAAGCAAAATTCTCAACCTATATTCAAGTTAACTTATCTCAATTATTGTTTCCATTGATAATGTCTTAggataatttacaaataatcatgcattgTAAATTTACACTAAAATGACACTAAATAGTACAAGCAATCCAAATAGAGAATTTTAAGCTTTAAAAACATTAGAGATCTGCCCTATGTCAAAAATTACTTGAAATTCAAActcaacaagaaataaaatcctcactaaagattcactcaaagcaCTTAAAGTGTTTAAGGTTAAGGAATATGCACTCAACAGTCGAACGAGAAATGTTTTTACCATATGCTTGCTTggaaatcaaatctccaccactatagaATGAGATGACACACTAATCAAGAGTTccttataaggttgtaatggggcttaggttaagggtatgaaaaatgttagaaaagttGGTTATAATTGAGAGCTGAGTTAATaagttaccaaactagaaaaaaatcaaatgctgaattaaaagaatttacatcaataagaaataaagaataaaatgagctTTTCAACACAATATGAAACTAACGATCCAAGCTcaattactttttttcttttcattttttagtttttttattgatttttttccttttttaggAATAAAGTAAAATTCAACAATGCAAATGATGAAACATAGTTAGgaaactaaccaaatcaaatcttaCGACATATATATGGGTTAAAGGTTAGCATCAATGGGTTAGAAAAAGAATGTGCTAGGATCAACGGGGTTTACTAAGGGATAATACAACAGGTAAGCTAATTAAAGGTTAGGTCGGTTAAACCGTATGTGCCTATATCATCTTAGTACACCAAATTAATAATGTGGTCTCGACATGTATAatcgaagcaagttctagaataacaaatcaagttgacatacccacaaccaaaaataaaatgagcacgAAAAAAATGGTCTATAGGCTCaaaagctcacaaaaaaatatggttttgatgtcaaacttacaaatttaaaatttaaagataatatttcaatttaaggAGATAGCCTAAACTAATAATTTCTGCAAAACaacttatcaataaaaatataaataaaaaaatgcacaAAAGTCCACAAATAAATCCCCAAACAGagtcaataaaaaaaaacttcaattaacaaaaattactcCAATAGTAGCTGTGagaaaaatacttaaaaacaaACGACAATTCAAGGATTTTATTGcataagtatataaaaaatctccctgcacttaagatgtacattgccctcaatgaacaaacaattataaacaaaataagcaaaatatcaGAAAGGAGGGAGAGAACTAAAACTGTCCTGAATTTGGATGAATTCACCAGAATAGTAAAAACCAGAATTGTGGGCAATtctaaatgaatatttttttgagtgaactaataagaaaatagacaaaaataaataagatacgAAGATTACAAACtagaaaaaacaatttaaaaagcATAACAGAGGACAAAaaaatgcataataaaataaaataaaagaataaatctagaaaataaaaaataaaaatagggcTTGGGGTAGAGAggaacaaaaaaacaaaaaaaaccaactAGCTTTAAAGACTCACACGGCCGCGTTGAATCATCCAGACTGTGTGTGAttcaaaaattgagaaaaataagctCTGAAACCACATGGCCTAGGACACGCccatgtgtccaggccgtgtatTAGGCTGTGTGAGGTGTTCATTCATTTCTCCCACGCTTGTGTGCGaggccgtgtggaccacacgCTTGTGTGACAGGTCGTGTGTCGCACATGGGCATGTctccagcccgtgtaactcactttGCTTGTGTGggttagattaaaattaaaaaaatagccCTAGTATGcatacggcctaagacacgcccgtgtgtccaaGCCATGTGGATCACCCTAAACCGTCCgaaccttttttaatttttttttcaatttttttaaataacatggaaattaaaatgaataaataaataaaataaaaacactcgGGTAACTTCCCAAGAAGTTcttatttagagtctaagctTGACTTCGGTTTTCAAGCTAACGGTTAAGGTCGATCTTGGAGCCAAAACTCCTTACTCTCAATGTCACTATTACCGCCAAAATAATGTTTGAGATGAAAACTATTTACCTTGAATGTGTTGTAATCAAGGTGTGTTACCTTAATGATTCCATATGGAAATACGTTTTGTACCACAAATGGGTTTGACCCTCTTGACTTAAGCTTTTAAGGGAACATTCGTGGATCTGACTTGTCTAGCAGCACTTTATCCCTAACTTTATATTGGTTCATTCTCTTTACATGCACACTATGGCGTTTCTTAGTTATTTCTTTGATCGTTCTTGGTTTCTCATTAGGCTTTGTTCGTCATTGATCTAATTCATTGAGCTGCACCATTCGCTCTCCACTCGTTCCTTAATTTTTATCACTTTGAGATAGATATGGTTCGAACACGTATTCATTAGTAAATTCCTACAAAGAATGTCGAGCCACGTGATCACTAACATTAACAGAATAACGAGTATCATCTCGCTCACTGGGAACTCTAACAAAATCACGTGCTTCAAGAGTAACCTTTTCATCACCTACATTCAGTACAAGTTCACCACTACCCACATCAATAACAGCTCTAGCAGTGGCTAAAAAGGGTCGACCTAAGATCATGGGTACCTCAATATTCTCATCCATGTCCAatataacaaaatcaataaggaatataaatttattgaatttaacaagtaaatcttcaataatacccctaggaCACATAATTGATCTGTCAGCTAATTGAATATTCATCCTAGTGGGTTTTGGTTCCCTAAGACCAAGttgtttgaacattttataagaCATAACATTTATGCTAGTCCCCAAATCAGCCAAATCTTTTTCGACATTTAAACTACCAATAAgacaaggaatagtaaaactccctgaATATTTAAGCTTGTTAGGTAGTTTATTTTGGAGAATGGTCGAGCAATCCTCATTAAGCTCCACAGTCGACAAGTCGTctaacttctttttattttttaacaactcctttaaaattttttcatatttgggCATCTACGAAAGAGTTTCAACAGAAGTTAAGTTAATATGGAATCTTTTTAAAAGATcaagaaatttaccatattgtttttttatacGGTCTTGCTTTAATACTGCCGGATATGGAATTCGTGGTTTCTATTCTTTAACCACCGACTTATGTTATTTCTTACTTTCCTCAACCCAATCATTTTTCTCAACAGTTTCTAGATTCAGCTTCTTTTTAGGCTCGACTAACCCTTCCATGCTTTTAACAGTGAATGCGTGGACTTGCTCATTTAGGTTAGTTTCAGTGTTACTAGGTAAGCTACCTTGTTGTCTTTCTGAAACTAATTTAGCAAGCTATCCAATTTGATTTTTCAAGCCCTTGAATCGATGCTTGCTAATTTTTTAAAGCTGTCTCAATGTTTTGAAATCGAGTTTTAGACactgaaataaatttagctaacatctcctcaaggtttagtttcttttattgatgataAGGTTGCTGAAAACCTGGAGGGGGTTGTGACatttgatttccttgaccaccccaagagaAGGTTGGATGATTCCTCCATCCTGgattataattattgatataggGGTTATTTTGAGGTCTAGAATTAGTACCCATAAAGTTGACCTGCTCTTGCTCCATGTTAGAACCGAAGGGTAAGCATTCTAGATTAATCATCCCTGCTCCATTCACATCACATTGTACTACCGAATTCACctgctaaaaaaatttaaaccataaatTTCCTTACTAAGAGCTTCAACCTGATTTGCTAACATATAAACTACATCAATATTAAAAACACCAGATTCTTTAATCGGTTTCATTCTCATGACTTGTCGCTGATAGTTATTCAGTGTCATCTCCTTAAAAAACTCTTAAGCTACTTTAGGTGTCTTATTATTCAATATTCTGCCAGTTGTAACCACAAATGTAATCCATGATGAGGGCACCTGCTCAAAAGATCATTAAATctctcccatgcatcatataatGTCTCCAActcaatttgagaaaacaaagaGATGTTGTTCCTCAACTTAGTTGTTTTTGCcggtggaaaatattttaacaaaaatttctcAGTCATCAAATCCCAAGTCGTGATAGAACCACGTGGAAGTGAATTCAACCACTATTTTGCCTTGCTCCTCAAAGAGAATGGGAACAACTGTAAGCATATGTCATCATCAGAAATGCCATTAATCTTCAATGTGTCATAAATCTCTAGAAAGTTAGCCAAATGAGCATTTAGATCTTTATCTTGTAACCCATCAAACTAGACATATTGTTTTATCATTTGAATTGTGTTCGGCTTTAGCTCAAAATTGTTTACAGTAATTGTCAATCTGATGGTACTCGATTCAGCCCCAATCAGAGTGGGCTTAGCATAATCAAACATAGTACAATGAGCAAGAGGCtgttgattattttaattatcatccATTGTAAACTCTAATTTATATAGAGTTTTTATAGTTGTTTATAGCACccttttactttaaaaattattttaattatcatccATTGTAAACTCTAATTGGGTGAATTTTGTTCATATTACGAAAATGGGAATGATTTAATAAAGTATgcaattttatgcttttatgtattaattttgtgcataatttaattaattcatgcCACATATTAATTTTCCTCtattttaatgttgtaatgGAGGCATGGAGTTAAGAATGTATGaagctcatttttattttgcatgGATATGAGACTATTTCTACCCTAGTTGGACAACAAAAGCATGCAAGTTGGGTTATGAAGTTGTCACATTGATCCAGTTAAAGATAGTTTAAATGATGGACAAGTCTAACAACTATTTAGGTCATAAAATTGTCCAAACAAGGGGGAGAGGAGCCCAATTCAATAAGAACATATGAGTAGCCCAAAACTCAGATTTGGGAGATTTATTCAGAGGTCCCTACACttggaaaaatttaaaaatcagcATACCATTTTCACCCTTAAAACCATCCACCTCCTTGcttgattcatgcatgaaaAAAAGCATGAATTAAGCAACCAACAACCTCCCTTCTCCACAATTCATGGTTGGCCAAGAGTGAGAAACCTAATggatattcaaaatatttttagtaaacctCTTAGCCATCCCTCTACGATGAATATCACCCTTGATTTCCCATTCATTCATTCCTCATCTCTCACCCATCATCATTCAATAATCCTTCACTTATCATTCTAACTTTCCTTTCCTTCTCACGCATAAACAATCCCATTACCCTTAACTAGCAATTCCTTGAGAAAATTCTCTCTTGGCTGGCCACCTCGAGGAGCATCTTAAGAAAGAGCAATTAAGAGGATCAGAAGAAGCCACAGCGATAAATTTCTTAAGGACTGTCAAAATTACTTCagagttttttctttctttaatatttattgttgttCAATATGTTTGCAatttgctttgatttttttcattaacaatgatagcttaatttttgtTTAGCTAGAATGATTACAATAATTTGATGaagttcatttgatttatgTTCATAATGTtctgtgcctcaatcgatcatgctttcaattaaaatcatgcatgtatttcattcattaaaatttgattgaatgcattagaattagtgaTCAATCGTTGCCAAATGACAATCAATGGACGTGATAATTGGAAggtgcatgtttaatttagatcctatcccgattaaattaaaggttcgtaATAACTCGAGAGAGCTCTATTACCTTGGATAtcttttagatttgtgtgattaatttgtttcaaacctaatccgtccctattacttcacataaaatctaagaaacccttagttaaatatgatcATGATAgtatacatgtttttctaagtaAACGATTTTGAAAGGACTTAATGTTGGTTTTAAAGTTcgtgaaagatcgagttgccatggaatattttccGAAACATTTTGAGCCTGATGAGAATGAACCAAGTCAAATGATGTAATTATTCTAGCCTATTCGTGTTATAGTTGTTGAATCTTGTGAATTTGTAGCTAAATCCACCTCATACATTTTTATTCATCACATTTAGGTTAAATGCATTTAGgataattttgcatttatatatttaattttacaataacCAAAcgaaattattgtgtttttctcaccaaattgttaaactttaattttgcaaGCTATTAATTAACATATACAGTCTCTGTGGAGAAGATAACTCTtatacttattacttgataatgaaTGTGTACACTTGAACAAACCCCATCGTTAAAAGTTTTTGGTGCTATTACTGTGgactattaatttaatcattatttgtgaaattatttcttacaagttgggttttttatttttattttttattctttatacttctgtgattttctttttaggtCGTCATGAGTATAGATCAAGTCATCGATTTACTCCTTGTAGACCCTGAAATCGAGTAGGCATTTAGacaaagaaaatggaaaagattAGGCTAGAGATAAGCCATAGAAATGGACCTTGAGAATCAAAACGATGTTCAAGGGAATGGAGCTGCTAATGTTCGTAATCAAATctttattgctgatgatagggatcgagCTATAAGGCAGTATGTTGTGCCACGTTTTAatgagttaaataaaaaaaattaggatacCGGAGGTCGAGGCGCCACATTTTGAATTAAAGCCTATGATGTTTCAGATGCTTCAAATGGTAGACCAATTCAGTGAAATGCCCACAGAAGATCCACATCTTCACCTTCGATTATTCATGGAGGTGAACAATTCCTTTAAGATGGCCGGTGTAACTGAAGATGCATTAAGATTGGATTTTTTTCATACACATTGTGAGTTCGAGCATGAGCATGGCTTAATTTGTTTGCAcccaattcaatttcaacttggATAGAATTAGCTGAACGCTTTCTAGTTAaatatttcccacctagcaaaaatgctaagttgcGGAATGAGATCACCACTTtgcaacaaatggatgatgaatCCCTATACAAGGCATGAGAAAGATTTAAGGAGCTACTTCGTAGATGCCTTCACCATGGGATTCCACATTGcatccagttggagacatttTATAACGGTCTCAACGTACACACAAGGTTGGTGATAGATGCTTCTGCGAATGGTGATCTCTTATCGAAGTCTTATAATGAGACTTAAAAAATCATCGAGAGAATATCCAATAACAACTATCAATGGTTGACAAGTCGAACAACTTTAAGAAGATTAGTAGTCAGAGTGCATGAAGTAGATGCCCTTACTTTCACTTTTAGCTCAGGTATCTTTTATCTCTTCAATATTGAAACAGTTTACTACTAATGGTTTAAATCACATTGTAGCTCAACCACCGAGTCACTTTGATGTTATTTCCTGCGTATATTGTGGGAacggtcattcttttgagaaattTCCATAAATTCTTGAGTCAGATTATTATGTAGGAAATCAACACCAAAATAGAAGTGGATAAGGACCATAGTCCAATTCCTATAATCCTTCATGGTGAAACCATCCAAACATCTTTTGGAGTAACCAATGAGCTGGATCCAAAAACAATTACATACAACATAGATCAAATCAACCTCTTGGTTTCAATCAAGTTCAAAAACCACTTGAAGTTGAACCTTTCAATAATTTGGGGAATTTGTTGAAGGCATATATTGCTAAAAATGATGTCTTGATTCAAGGCCAAGCAACAACATTGGAGAATCTTAAAAATCAAGTGGTACAATTAGCTAATGAGCTTAGAAGCAAACTCCAAGGTGTTGTACCAAGCAACATAGAAAATCCTCTACTAGCCGAGTCTTCTAATAATCTTGAGAACTTATTAAAAGCATGCATGACGAAGAATGATGCAACTTTGAGAAATTTGGAGAACCAGATGGGGCAGTTAGccaatgaaatttgaaatagaCCACAAGGAGCTTTGTCCAGTGACACGGAGAACCTAAGAAAACTAGGTAAGAAGAATTGCAAAGTGGTCACTTTATGAAGTGGAAGGACTTTAGAACTCGAGGAAGTTGAGGATTAAGATGAACCTTCCAATAAAGAGGAAAATCAACCAACAGTTGAAATTCCTACACTAGATAAGTCATATTCTGCAAATACTGAAGAGGTAACATCTAAACTAGTGAATTCTGATAAGCTAACCCCTTTGTTAGATGCAGATATATTACCTCGGAAGAGCTATCTAGTCCAAGCCAAAATTCCACAACCTCTATAtcctcaaaaactctaacaacataaaaaaaaacatgatacTCAATTTAAGAGAATGTTGGATGTGTTGAAACAACTacatatcaacatttcattGGTAGAAGCTTTCgagaaaatgtcaaaatatgtGAAAGCTATGAAGGAATTTCTGTCTAAGAAGAGAAGGTTTGAAACTGTAACCCTGACTACAGAATGTATCCTATTCTTTCAGAACAAGTTGCCTACTAAGTTAAAGGATCCAGGAAGTTTCACCATACCTTACAATATTGAAAATACTATTGTGGTAAGGCTTTGTGTGATTTGAGATCGAGTATTAACTTGATGCCTACTTCTGTGTTTAGACAATTAGGTATTGGTAAGGCCAGACCGACTACAGTTACAGTCCAACATAGGGATCGATCTTTGGCATACCTAAgaggaaagatcgaggatgtcTTGGTACAtgttgataaattcatatttcctGTTGACTTTattatcttagattttgaagcagataaaaaagtacaaatcaTCTTAGGGCGGCCTTTCTTGGCAATTGACAAGACAATAATCGATGTACAGAAAGGTGAACTCAC
The nucleotide sequence above comes from Gossypium raimondii isolate GPD5lz chromosome 13, ASM2569854v1, whole genome shotgun sequence. Encoded proteins:
- the LOC105781392 gene encoding uncharacterized protein LOC105781392; translation: MDLENQNDVQGNGAANVRNQIFIADDRDRAIRQIPEVEAPHFELKPMMFQMLQMVDQFSEMPTEDPHLHLRLFMEAYIAKNDVLIQGQATTLENLKNQVVQLANELRSKLQGVVPSNIENPLLAESSNNLENLLKACMTKNDATLRNLENQMGQQLGIGKARPTTVTVQHRDRSLAYLRGKIEDVLVHVDKFIFPVDFIILDFEADKKVQIILGRPFLAIDKTIIDVQKGELTVPVQDEQVTFNVINAIRSFDEVKDCSTVSKEDPLVPENLEYSDPLEGISFDFPHQDADDTCLEAK